Proteins found in one Candidatus Woesearchaeota archaeon genomic segment:
- a CDS encoding CoA-binding protein, protein MALKQKTDKEKLEKQEKKQTISGANTDHLTALFAPCSIAVIGASSHEKSAGYAVLKSLARGGAFLSETGVAFSGALFAVNPTTEFILGYKCFKSVLDIPELVDAAVLCVPAKSVLSVIKECAKKQVKVATILAAGFGETDDAGKKLQEQVLAIARQAKMRVLGPNSMGVIRPFINMNASFAATMPSSGSIAFLSQSGSLANTILASPAAKRYGFSCVVSYGNAADIDESDLMAWLADDLETKSIALYLEGCRDGRKLLAVAEQLSKVKPVIVLKGGATHAGAAAVARHHGINAGNPVLYHTAFEQAGVIEAHTVEELFEFAKTAASQPSAQNSIAVVTNSGAAAVLAADAAERHGVHLVQLKDAVMKKLGAVLAPFATHQFIPSHPLDLGDDAQPQSFRAALGVLLDQESVQGVIVVHTLQAMSSVDEVARVVAEARNAHSGKPVLTVGFMNRFSKDALHVLEQNGIPDFSDVHRAVKAMKMLILRGERLAKK, encoded by the coding sequence ATGGCACTAAAACAAAAAACAGACAAGGAAAAACTGGAAAAACAAGAAAAAAAGCAGACCATCAGCGGCGCGAACACTGACCATCTCACTGCGCTTTTTGCGCCGTGCAGCATCGCTGTCATCGGCGCGTCGTCCCATGAAAAATCTGCAGGGTACGCGGTGCTGAAAAGCCTCGCGCGCGGCGGCGCCTTCTTGAGCGAAACCGGAGTTGCCTTCAGCGGCGCGCTGTTTGCAGTCAATCCAACCACTGAATTTATTCTCGGCTACAAATGCTTCAAAAGCGTGCTTGACATTCCCGAATTGGTTGATGCCGCTGTCCTGTGCGTGCCGGCAAAATCAGTCCTTTCTGTTATCAAAGAATGCGCGAAAAAACAGGTCAAGGTGGCAACCATTCTCGCTGCAGGATTTGGTGAAACTGACGACGCTGGAAAAAAACTCCAAGAACAAGTTCTTGCGATTGCACGGCAGGCAAAGATGCGTGTGCTCGGCCCCAACAGCATGGGCGTTATTCGACCGTTCATCAACATGAACGCCAGCTTTGCTGCCACCATGCCATCCTCTGGTTCTATCGCGTTCCTGAGCCAGTCCGGCTCTCTCGCAAACACCATACTCGCCAGTCCCGCTGCAAAACGATATGGTTTCAGCTGTGTGGTGAGCTATGGCAATGCTGCTGATATCGACGAATCAGACCTCATGGCGTGGCTTGCTGACGATCTCGAAACAAAATCCATCGCGCTCTACTTAGAAGGATGCCGCGACGGCAGAAAACTTCTCGCTGTTGCCGAACAATTATCCAAAGTGAAACCCGTTATTGTGCTCAAAGGCGGTGCTACCCATGCAGGCGCTGCGGCAGTTGCCCGTCACCACGGCATTAACGCTGGAAATCCTGTTTTGTATCATACTGCGTTTGAACAAGCCGGCGTGATTGAAGCACACACCGTCGAAGAATTGTTTGAGTTTGCCAAAACCGCTGCCTCCCAGCCATCGGCGCAAAACAGCATTGCGGTTGTCACGAATAGCGGCGCTGCAGCAGTGCTTGCTGCTGATGCCGCAGAGCGCCATGGCGTGCATCTTGTGCAGTTGAAAGATGCAGTGATGAAAAAGCTTGGCGCGGTTCTCGCACCGTTTGCCACACACCAGTTCATCCCATCTCATCCGCTTGATCTGGGCGATGACGCCCAGCCGCAGAGTTTTCGCGCAGCTCTCGGAGTGTTGCTTGACCAAGAATCAGTGCAGGGCGTTATCGTCGTGCATACTCTGCAGGCAATGTCGTCGGTTGACGAAGTTGCACGCGTGGTTGCTGAAGCGCGCAATGCGCACAGCGGCAAGCCCGTGCTCACCGTCGGCTT